The window TATTTTAAGGCTAAATTGTACTCATCTTTTTTATAAATATTAAACAAGATTTCTACAATATTTTTATCTGATAAAAATGGAAGCATAACATTTTCTATGGTATATAAATTATCTAAGATGTTATAATCTTGAAATATAAAAGCTATTTTTTTTCTAATTTCATTTAAGTTACGATTATTTAAAGTATTTATATTTATTTCATCAATACTTATATAACCTGTAAAATTATTTAATTTATTAATACATCTTAGAAGTGTAGTTTTCCCTGCTCCACTTTTTCCTAAAATTACAACAAAATCACCCTCAGTAACATTAAAATTCAAGTTGTTTAAAACTTTTTTATTATTATAATTAACTGATAAATTTTTAACAATTAGTTTATTTTTATTCAAAAAAACACCTCCAAAATCTTAAAATATATTATAACATTTAATTAAATAATTTACACTGAATTTATTTACGAATATTGTAAAAAATAAATATTAATATTATAATTTACTTAGAAAATATTTTAGGAGGAATTTATGAAATTATATTTAGCTGGAGCTTTATTTAATGAAGCGGAAATTATGCAAAGATTAAAAGAAGGAAAGATATTAAAAGAAAAATTTGGAAATAATTTAGAAATATTTAATCCAATAGAACAACCTTTTAATGAAAATAAACAATCACTACCAAGCCCTGAAGAAATATTTAAGGTAGATACATTAGCAGTAAATAATTGTGATATTTTTCTAGCAGATATAACTAATGAAGATAGTGGAGTTATGGTAGAATTAGGTATTGCCATAGCTAACAATAAAAAAATAATCGCAATTAACTCTGACATTAGACTA of the Gemella sp. zg-570 genome contains:
- a CDS encoding nucleoside 2-deoxyribosyltransferase encodes the protein MKLYLAGALFNEAEIMQRLKEGKILKEKFGNNLEIFNPIEQPFNENKQSLPSPEEIFKVDTLAVNNCDIFLADITNEDSGVMVELGIAIANNKKIIAINSDIRLKSANKYSIPSYAINHYVLGGILTKGKIVFSFEEALKEIENIFKK
- the phnC gene encoding phosphonate ABC transporter ATP-binding protein; the encoded protein is MNKNKLIVKNLSVNYNNKKVLNNLNFNVTEGDFVVILGKSGAGKTTLLRCINKLNNFTGYISIDEININTLNNRNLNEIRKKIAFIFQDYNILDNLYTIENVMLPFLSDKNIVEILFNIYKKDEYNLALKYLDKVGLTNEAFIKSKYLSGGQKQRVAIAKAICQKPSILLADEPVSSLDIKNTEEIMNLFATLNNKKNMTILMNLHDVEIAKKYSHKIIGIKSGNILFYKNTEDVTDNEITELYR